The Kwoniella dendrophila CBS 6074 chromosome 1, complete sequence genome contains a region encoding:
- a CDS encoding aspartate-tRNA ligase gives MSLITSRALRGLKGCPECLMVTRAVPTINRTIGLRIISRANSTMSPGDIKPYVSKTGPKAHHGPRPRITHEIQDLSTALEGQKVVIAGWLFSQRRASENLHFFTLRSSSSSVQLVSRLKDASQDAMSWPLESVVLVEGEIKTRKQKAKSESSPVDEIELEVSGLTLLNPADTQLPFYPNRPEIANEDLRNQHRYLDLRRTELAENLKTRSKVAHIVRNYLYDNGFTEVETPILLNSSPEGAREFLVPTRNIDGGEPRFYALPQSPQQPKQLLISSGSISKYYQIAKCFRDEDGRKDRQPEFTQIDLEMSFIDGSAPPLDPKTQSRSTWQIGGSQIRLIIEGLIKKIWKDVKGIDLEGWFRVMPYDVAMDVYGSDKPDTRFDMYTLPIGYYPTLSDAALDKILLDQSPSTVEYMIVPAHQAEGLDIPALARSSQSIDYIKITDKNIYTWQNESVLTAPIGLDQDKSLPAGVKSGDVVWVSRRKKIAEGGWTQLGRLRVQISEILVSKGLLKLPSNPHFLWITQFPLFTLADEDKIELSKGRYSSTHHPFTAPMFEDLDELKKGKIDGIRGQHYDLVLNGQEIGGGSVRIHDADLQEWVMKEVLKLDEQEISRFDHLLKALRCGAPPHGGIALGFDRLVAILCDSKSIRDVIAFPKSGSSGIDPVFKSPSISSNEVLAQYGLISLKKDIGVNSDTKVQVEKEKVNEK, from the exons atgtcTTTGATCACATCAAGAGCTCTTAGAGGGCTGAAAGGTTGTCCAGAATGCTTAATGGTCACAAGAGCCGTTCCGACAATCAACAGAACGATAGGATTAAGAATTATCAGCCGAGCTAATTCGACTATGTCTCCCGGTGATATAAAGCCTTATGTATCCAAGACTGGACCAAAAGCTCACCATG GTCCTCGACCGAGAATCACACATGAAATACAGGATCTTTCGACGGCTTTAGAAGGGCAGAAAGTAGTAATAGCAGGATGGTTATTCTCTCAAAG ACGAGCATCGGAAAATCTACATTTCTTCACTCTtcgttcttcatcttcctctgTCCAGCTTGTATCTCGTCTGAAAGATGCTTCGCAGGATGCTATGTCATGGCCTTTGGAAAGTGTTGTTTTGGTCGAAGGTGAAATTAAAACAAGAAAGCAAAAAGCCAAAAGTGAAAGTTCG CCTGTAGACGAGATAGAGCTTGAAGTATCCGGATTAACCCTCTTGAATCCAGCAGATACTCAATTGCCTTTCTATCCTAATAGACCAGAAATT GCCAATGAAGATTTACGGAATCAACACCGTTACTTGGATTTAAGACGGACTGAGCTTGCCGAGAACTTGAAAACCAGAAGTAAAGTTGCTCATATAGTTAGGaattatctatatgataatg GTTTTACTGAAGTCGAAACTCCTATATTACTaaattcatcacctgaagGAGCAAGAGAATTTTTAGTACCTACCCGAAATATAGATGGTGGTGAACCAAGATTTTATGCATTACCACAATCACCGCAACAACCAAAACAATTATTAATTTCATCAGGAAGTATATCaaaatattatcaaattgcAAAATGTTttagagatgaagatggtagaaaAGATAGACAACCTGAATTTACacaaattgatttagaaatGTCTTTTATTGATGGTTCTGCACCACCTTTAGATCCAAAAACACAGAGTAGATCAACTTGGCAAATTGGCGGTTCACAAATTAGATTAATCATTGAAGGTTTAATCAAAAAAATttggaaagatgtaaaagGGATTGATTTGGAAGGTTGGTTTAGAGTCATGCCTTATGATGTTGCTATGGATGTT TACGGATCAGATAAACCCGATACAAGGTTTGACATGTAT ACCCTACCAATAGGATACTACCCCACTTTGTCCGATGCAGCTCTCGATAAAATCCTTCTTGAtcaatcaccatcaacagtTGAATATATGATCGTCCCAGCTCATCAAGCTGAGGGATTAGATATTCCAGCTTTAGCTAGAAGTAGTCAATCG ATCGATTATATCAAGATAACGGATaaaaacatatatacatgGCAGAATGAATCTGTTTTAACAGCTCCCATCGgattagatcaagataaaagTTTACCTGCAGGTGTAAAATCCGGTGATGTAGTTTGGGTATCTAGACGAAAGAAAATTGCCGAG GGCGGTTGGACACAACTTGGTAGATTAAGAGTTCAAATATCTGAAATACTTGTATCTAAGG GTTTACTTAAACTTCCATCAAATCCACATTTCTTATGGATAACACAATTCCCATTATTTACattagcagatgaagataaaatagaattatcaaaaggacGATATTCATCAACACATCATCCTTTTACTGCACCAATGtttgaagatttagatgaattgaaaaaaggtaaaattgatggTATAAGAGGTCAACATTATGATTTAGTTTTAAATGGTCAAGaaattggtggtggttcagTCAGAATACATGATGCCGATTTACAAGAATGGGTAATGAAGGAAGTTCTGAAA CTTGACGAGCAAGAAATCAGTAGATTCGATCATTTATTGAAAGCATTGAGATGTGGTGCACCACCTCATGGTGGTATTGCACTAG GTTTCGATAGATTAGTAGCAATTTTATGtgattcaaaatcaattagagACGTAATTGCTTTCCCCaaatcaggttcatcaggtATTGATCCAGTCTTCAAATCGCCctcaatatcttcaaatgaagTTTTAGCTCAATATGGTCTAATTAGTCTGAAAAAAGATATTGGTGTCAATTCAGATACAAAAGTGCAagtagaaaaggaaaaagtgAACGAAAAATAA